The Phoenix dactylifera cultivar Barhee BC4 chromosome 17, palm_55x_up_171113_PBpolish2nd_filt_p, whole genome shotgun sequence genome contains a region encoding:
- the LOC103712240 gene encoding WAT1-related protein At5g47470-like isoform X3 has product MACKVESHFHGSICAARPWRASRHHHVNLSIKQTSIFNVSLVFFPEKDKGQAPPNSLDVILFQQSKTPMGFYPGCCGIGCVVGWHRCHEKHHRHLTLRVTMYQAILLLGIKKTSPAIASAMPNLAPGFIFIIAACFRFEKFDIRCKYSGIKILGTLVCLSGAIVMSFLQSPSTSPMLTSNKLSLLGEHMNMAINKEWMLGCFYLLAAVIILSCNTVLQGGVVIGGCVSFQTWCVNRKGPVLVAIFSPIQTVCSAILSAVLFRQTISLGSLAGIVLMFSGLYLVLWAKNNEGFSLVDAGEDSTQPTDDIEKPLLS; this is encoded by the exons ATGGCCTGCAAAGTTGAGTCCCACTTCCATGGTTCAATTTGTGCTGCTCGCCCTTGGAGG gcatcaaggcatcatcatgtAAATTTGAGCATCAAGCAAACTTCTATTTTCAATGTTTCATTGGTTTTTTTCCCGGAAAAGGATAAAGGGCAGGCCCCACCCAATTCATTAGACGTCATCTTATTCCAGCAATCGAAGACACCCATGGGCTTTTATCCAG GTTGCTGTGGAATAGGCTGTGTTGTTGGATGGCACCGTTGCCACGAAAAGCATCACAGGCATCTAACCCTCAG AGTTACCATGTATCAAGCTATACTCTTACTGGGAATAAAGAAAACATCACCTGCCATTGCCTCTGCCATGCCGAACCTCGCTCCTGgcttcatcttcatcatcgcaGCTTGCTTCAG GTTTGAGAAATTTGATATAAGGTGCAAGTACAGTGGAATCAAGATCTTGGGGACCTTGGTGTGCTTGAGTGGAGCCATAGTCATGAGCTTCTTACAAAGCCCTTCGACCTCGCCCATGCTGACATCTAACAAGTTATCCCTCTTGGGTGAGCACATGAACATGGCCATCAACAAGGAATGGATGTTGGGATGCTTCTATCTCCTTGCAGCAGTTATCATCCTGTCTTGCAACACAGTTTTGCAG GGAGGAGTGGTGATAGGCGGATGTGTTTCATTTCAGACATGGTGTGTCAATAGAAAGGGTCCGGTCCTGGTGGCCATCTTCAGCCCCATCCAAACAGTCTGCTCTGCAATTCTTTCAGCAGTTCTTTTTAGACAAACTATCAGTTTGGGAAG CTTAGCAGGAATAGTTCTCATGTTTTCTGGCCTTTACTTGGTCTTATGGGCAAAGAACAATGAAGGTTTCAGTTTAGTTGATGCCGGCGAGGACTCGACGCAGCCTACCGATGATATCGAGAAGCCTCTGCTGTCTTAA
- the LOC103712240 gene encoding WAT1-related protein At5g47470-like isoform X1, translating to MACKVESHFHGSICAARPWRASRHHHVNLSIKQTSIFNVSLVFFPEKDKGQAPPNSLDVILFQQSKTPMGFYPGCCGIGCVVGWHRCHEKHHRHLTLRVTMYQAILLLGIKKTSPAIASAMPNLAPGFIFIIAACFRFEKFDIRCKYSGIKILGTLVCLSGAIVMSFLQSPSTSPMLTSNKLSLLGEHMNMAINKEWMLGCFYLLAAVIILSCNTVLQAATMLSFPAPLSLCVITSMMGSILTAMLQFIVEGRIDTGSPTISVASIIALVLGGGVVIGGCVSFQTWCVNRKGPVLVAIFSPIQTVCSAILSAVLFRQTISLGSLAGIVLMFSGLYLVLWAKNNEGFSLVDAGEDSTQPTDDIEKPLLS from the exons ATGGCCTGCAAAGTTGAGTCCCACTTCCATGGTTCAATTTGTGCTGCTCGCCCTTGGAGG gcatcaaggcatcatcatgtAAATTTGAGCATCAAGCAAACTTCTATTTTCAATGTTTCATTGGTTTTTTTCCCGGAAAAGGATAAAGGGCAGGCCCCACCCAATTCATTAGACGTCATCTTATTCCAGCAATCGAAGACACCCATGGGCTTTTATCCAG GTTGCTGTGGAATAGGCTGTGTTGTTGGATGGCACCGTTGCCACGAAAAGCATCACAGGCATCTAACCCTCAG AGTTACCATGTATCAAGCTATACTCTTACTGGGAATAAAGAAAACATCACCTGCCATTGCCTCTGCCATGCCGAACCTCGCTCCTGgcttcatcttcatcatcgcaGCTTGCTTCAG GTTTGAGAAATTTGATATAAGGTGCAAGTACAGTGGAATCAAGATCTTGGGGACCTTGGTGTGCTTGAGTGGAGCCATAGTCATGAGCTTCTTACAAAGCCCTTCGACCTCGCCCATGCTGACATCTAACAAGTTATCCCTCTTGGGTGAGCACATGAACATGGCCATCAACAAGGAATGGATGTTGGGATGCTTCTATCTCCTTGCAGCAGTTATCATCCTGTCTTGCAACACAGTTTTGCAG GCTGCAACAATGCTCAGCTTTCCAGCACCATTGTCCTTGTGTGTTATAACCTCCATGATGGGCTCCATTCTTACTGCAATGCTGCAATTCATAGTAGAAGGCAGGATAGACACTGGATCTCCTACGATTAGTGTCGCAAGCATCATTGCCCTTGTGCTTGGG GGAGGAGTGGTGATAGGCGGATGTGTTTCATTTCAGACATGGTGTGTCAATAGAAAGGGTCCGGTCCTGGTGGCCATCTTCAGCCCCATCCAAACAGTCTGCTCTGCAATTCTTTCAGCAGTTCTTTTTAGACAAACTATCAGTTTGGGAAG CTTAGCAGGAATAGTTCTCATGTTTTCTGGCCTTTACTTGGTCTTATGGGCAAAGAACAATGAAGGTTTCAGTTTAGTTGATGCCGGCGAGGACTCGACGCAGCCTACCGATGATATCGAGAAGCCTCTGCTGTCTTAA
- the LOC103712240 gene encoding WAT1-related protein At5g47470-like isoform X4: MLGSSSRGGFLKEFLIISGLFGVQVVFGVYTVILNRILGDGLNPLLLIVFGNLTTSIIFLPFAVIFEKKKWPAKLSPTSMVQFVLLALGGVTMYQAILLLGIKKTSPAIASAMPNLAPGFIFIIAACFRFEKFDIRCKYSGIKILGTLVCLSGAIVMSFLQSPSTSPMLTSNKLSLLGEHMNMAINKEWMLGCFYLLAAVIILSCNTVLQGGVVIGGCVSFQTWCVNRKGPVLVAIFSPIQTVCSAILSAVLFRQTISLGSLAGIVLMFSGLYLVLWAKNNEGFSLVDAGEDSTQPTDDIEKPLLS, from the exons ATGTTGGGCTCCTCTTCTAGAGGGGGATTCTTGAAGGAGTTTCTAATCATCTCGGGCCTCTTCGGGGTGCAAGTTGTTTTTGGGGTTTACACGGTTATCTTGAATCGGATTCTTGGCGACGGACTCAATCCTTTGCTGCTCATCGTGTTCGGGAACTTGACCACTTCCATCATCTTTCTTCCCTTTGCAGTCATTTTTGAGAA GAAGAAATGGCCTGCAAAGTTGAGTCCCACTTCCATGGTTCAATTTGTGCTGCTCGCCCTTGGAGG AGTTACCATGTATCAAGCTATACTCTTACTGGGAATAAAGAAAACATCACCTGCCATTGCCTCTGCCATGCCGAACCTCGCTCCTGgcttcatcttcatcatcgcaGCTTGCTTCAG GTTTGAGAAATTTGATATAAGGTGCAAGTACAGTGGAATCAAGATCTTGGGGACCTTGGTGTGCTTGAGTGGAGCCATAGTCATGAGCTTCTTACAAAGCCCTTCGACCTCGCCCATGCTGACATCTAACAAGTTATCCCTCTTGGGTGAGCACATGAACATGGCCATCAACAAGGAATGGATGTTGGGATGCTTCTATCTCCTTGCAGCAGTTATCATCCTGTCTTGCAACACAGTTTTGCAG GGAGGAGTGGTGATAGGCGGATGTGTTTCATTTCAGACATGGTGTGTCAATAGAAAGGGTCCGGTCCTGGTGGCCATCTTCAGCCCCATCCAAACAGTCTGCTCTGCAATTCTTTCAGCAGTTCTTTTTAGACAAACTATCAGTTTGGGAAG CTTAGCAGGAATAGTTCTCATGTTTTCTGGCCTTTACTTGGTCTTATGGGCAAAGAACAATGAAGGTTTCAGTTTAGTTGATGCCGGCGAGGACTCGACGCAGCCTACCGATGATATCGAGAAGCCTCTGCTGTCTTAA
- the LOC103712240 gene encoding WAT1-related protein At5g47470-like isoform X2, which yields MLGSSSRGGFLKEFLIISGLFGVQVVFGVYTVILNRILGDGLNPLLLIVFGNLTTSIIFLPFAVIFEKKKWPAKLSPTSMVQFVLLALGGVTMYQAILLLGIKKTSPAIASAMPNLAPGFIFIIAACFRFEKFDIRCKYSGIKILGTLVCLSGAIVMSFLQSPSTSPMLTSNKLSLLGEHMNMAINKEWMLGCFYLLAAVIILSCNTVLQAATMLSFPAPLSLCVITSMMGSILTAMLQFIVEGRIDTGSPTISVASIIALVLGGGVVIGGCVSFQTWCVNRKGPVLVAIFSPIQTVCSAILSAVLFRQTISLGSLAGIVLMFSGLYLVLWAKNNEGFSLVDAGEDSTQPTDDIEKPLLS from the exons ATGTTGGGCTCCTCTTCTAGAGGGGGATTCTTGAAGGAGTTTCTAATCATCTCGGGCCTCTTCGGGGTGCAAGTTGTTTTTGGGGTTTACACGGTTATCTTGAATCGGATTCTTGGCGACGGACTCAATCCTTTGCTGCTCATCGTGTTCGGGAACTTGACCACTTCCATCATCTTTCTTCCCTTTGCAGTCATTTTTGAGAA GAAGAAATGGCCTGCAAAGTTGAGTCCCACTTCCATGGTTCAATTTGTGCTGCTCGCCCTTGGAGG AGTTACCATGTATCAAGCTATACTCTTACTGGGAATAAAGAAAACATCACCTGCCATTGCCTCTGCCATGCCGAACCTCGCTCCTGgcttcatcttcatcatcgcaGCTTGCTTCAG GTTTGAGAAATTTGATATAAGGTGCAAGTACAGTGGAATCAAGATCTTGGGGACCTTGGTGTGCTTGAGTGGAGCCATAGTCATGAGCTTCTTACAAAGCCCTTCGACCTCGCCCATGCTGACATCTAACAAGTTATCCCTCTTGGGTGAGCACATGAACATGGCCATCAACAAGGAATGGATGTTGGGATGCTTCTATCTCCTTGCAGCAGTTATCATCCTGTCTTGCAACACAGTTTTGCAG GCTGCAACAATGCTCAGCTTTCCAGCACCATTGTCCTTGTGTGTTATAACCTCCATGATGGGCTCCATTCTTACTGCAATGCTGCAATTCATAGTAGAAGGCAGGATAGACACTGGATCTCCTACGATTAGTGTCGCAAGCATCATTGCCCTTGTGCTTGGG GGAGGAGTGGTGATAGGCGGATGTGTTTCATTTCAGACATGGTGTGTCAATAGAAAGGGTCCGGTCCTGGTGGCCATCTTCAGCCCCATCCAAACAGTCTGCTCTGCAATTCTTTCAGCAGTTCTTTTTAGACAAACTATCAGTTTGGGAAG CTTAGCAGGAATAGTTCTCATGTTTTCTGGCCTTTACTTGGTCTTATGGGCAAAGAACAATGAAGGTTTCAGTTTAGTTGATGCCGGCGAGGACTCGACGCAGCCTACCGATGATATCGAGAAGCCTCTGCTGTCTTAA